From Topomyia yanbarensis strain Yona2022 chromosome 1, ASM3024719v1, whole genome shotgun sequence, one genomic window encodes:
- the LOC131676466 gene encoding mitotic spindle assembly checkpoint protein MAD2A: protein MATTTQNAITLKGSAAIVKEYLKYGINSILFQRGIYPPEKFDSVQKYGLTILMSTDEKIVEFLEKVLGQVEEWLARNEVEKISLVITMVHTKEVLERWDFKVHSEPTATGGGPVIDPSTAVSSKELKKIQAEIRDVMRQIAATVSYLPLLEYLCTFDVLIHTVKNCDLPEKWNETDEVQIQNAQTVQLKSFSTGLQKVETIVNYRMTD from the exons ATGGCCACAACCACCCAGAACGCTATCACCCTGAAAGGTTCGGCCGCCATTGTCAAGGAATACCTAA AATACGGTATCAACTCGATCCTCTTCCAGCGGGGCATCTACCCGCCGGAAAAGTTTGACAGCGTACAAAAGTACGGCCTCACCATCCTGATGTCAACCGACGAGAAAATCGTCGAATTTCTCGAGAAAGTGCTCGGCCAAGTCGAAGAATGGCTCGCCCGGAACGAGGTGGAGAAAATCTCCCTGGTCATCACAATGGTTCACACGAAAGAAGTTCTCGAACGGTGGGATTTTAAGGTGCACAGCGAACCGACCGCAACAGGCGGCGGCCCAGTGATAGATCCTTCCACTGCCGTTTCTTCGAaggagttgaaaaaaattcaggcGGAAATACGGGATGTGATGCGACAGATTGCGGCCACCGTCAGCTACCTGCCGTTGCTGGAGTACCTCTGCACGTTTGATGTGCTAATTCATACCGTGAAAAATTGTGATCTTCCGGAGAAGTGGAACGAAACGGACGAGGTGCAAATCCAGAACGCGCAAACCGTACAGCTGAAGTCGTTCTCGACCGGGCTGCAGAAGGTGGAAACGATTGTCAACTACCGGATGACTGATTAG
- the LOC131686756 gene encoding acyl-CoA-binding domain-containing protein 6-like — protein MSDLEEEEIDLLEEEFTRATKFIECSHDQFDQKDLLKFYGFYKQATVGKCNVPKPGIFNVSGRTKWSVWNDLGDLSKESAMKGYILHLVGLKPEWDQVSERDDFKPQKGSWVSVSTHANRDEEDDLSGDKSIVDFIKEGNLAEVQSALQSVDEDIGSIINALDEEGLGPIHWAADRGNIDILRLLLQVPRTNVDFRDSGGQTALHFAASCGNRECVQLLLEFGADRTVRDDEGESCVDVAFDEEIKRLLM, from the coding sequence ATGTCTGATTTGGAGGAAGAGGAAATCGATTTGTTGGAGGAGGAATTTACGAGAGCGACGAAATTCATCGAGTGCAGTCACGATCAGTTTGATCAGAAAGATTTGCTGAAATTTTACGGCTTTTATAAGCAAGCAACGGTCGGGAAGTGTAACGTTCCAAAACCAGGTATTTTTAACGTGAGCGGTCGGACCAAGTGGTCCGTATGGAACGATCTAGGAGATTTGTCGAAGGAGAGCGCAATGAAAGGGTACATCCTGCATTTGGTTGGTTTGAAGCCGGAATGGGATCAAGTTTCGGAAAGAGATGATTTTAAGCCACAAAAGGGTTCCTGGGTGTCTGTTTCAACCCACGCTAACCGGGATGAGGAGGATGATTTGTCTGGTGATAAGTCAATAGTCGATTTCATCAAGGAAGGCAACCTGGCAGAGGTTCAATCCGCGCTGCAATCAGTGGACGAAGACATTGGTTCCATTATTAACGCCCTGGACGAAGAGGGTCTTGGACCGATTCACTGGGCTGCCGATCGGGGAAATATTGATATATTGCGCCTGCTGCTTCAAGTGCCGAGGACGAACGTTGATTTTAGGGATTCCGGTGGACAAACTGCTTTACACTTTGCCGCTAGCTGTGGCAATCGGGAGTGTGTTCAATTGCTGTTGGAATTCGGCGCGGATCGGACGGTGCGAGATGACGAGGGAGAATCTTGTGTGGATGTCGCTTTCGATGAGGAAATTAAACGATTGCTGATGTAA